The window TGTCTTGCAATGTTGCTTAATCTCTTTGTCATTTGTGAATTCCCTCATTAAGGCTATAACAGGTGTGTGCCTGTGCATATAATCCACTACATATTTACCATCATTAATAATTTCCCTCACCCATCTAACATGCTTATGGATAtcttttaaaaacaaattaatccCATGTGCAGCACAATTTGTCCGATACATGTGAGACCATTTTTCAATTAACATATAACCACAACAATTATAGTTAGCACCATTATCTGAAACAAATTGCACAACATATTGTGGTCCAAGCATTTCAATAACATTAGATATTTCTCTAAAAAGATATCCAGCAGTAATACTATTTGAACCACATTCAATACACTTTAGGAATACAGCCCCATCAGGAGAATAAGCTATCACATTGACCCAAGACCTCTTCTTTAGGTCAGTCCAAGAATCAGATATTATTATGCAACCTCTGCCATCCCATGTTGACTTTATGTTGCTCACATATTCCATGATCTCTACCTTAGCTTCAGGAATCAAACGGGTACGAAGAGTAGAGTAACTAGGAATAACAAAACCCTGACCATAGGCACAAGCACCTTTCATCATTTGAATAAAAGATTCTGTCAGAAtaacattgaaagaaatgttattCTTAACAAAAAATTCTCCTATCATCTTTTCTAATAACTTCTTGTCTTGTTTAGCAGCCAACTTTACCATTGTGGTTTGATGAATGCTCCTACCATAAGAATTTGTGGAGCCAATTCCACTTTCTAGGGTTTCAttcatccttttctttttagatgcACTCAAATTCATTTCTGTACTGGCTTCAGCTTGAACATGGTCAAGGACTTTAGTACAAATTTGAACATCATGGCCAGTCAAGCAAGCCAAATGAGCCTTCACTCGAGTAACACTACCAGAGTAGTCAAGTTCACAATAATTGCATTTAAAATGGCTCGGCCCAAGTTGTTGTACATGTTCCCAAAACTTATCATTTTTTCTAACcattttttaataatatcaaGTACCTACATAATATGCAATCAAATATTTATTCAAATTTAACATATATGATGAGTACATATGAGAATTGAGAATAAAGAATTAACGAttaacaatcaaatatttattcAGATTTTAACATACATCTTCACAACAAATCCATGCCTAAAGAGTAATTCCTAAACACCTAATGTAGCATAAAATATTACTCGGATTATGTATAGGGGCAGGAATAGTTCCCTGAGTAAAAAATCAGTAATTCCCTTAAGTAATCCAAAAAAGAATTCAACACAAGCTAGCATAGAATAAAACaatttcttttcataatccATTGTACACATCAATGTTGCAGTATTGGAATCTTTGTGTCGTCTTCTTTGAATTCATAAGAAGAAAGTTGGAGTCTTTTTTGTATACTAAATTGTGGAACAAAGTGATTCTAATTTACCAAATAATTTCTGCAACTGAACAGAGAGAACCCTTTTCTCCTATAtaacccagaaaaaaataaaaaaaaaaagaaaggaaaagagtaaAGTTAGAACAATACTAGTTCTATATAAGGAACGGTTGATAAATTCTGTGTGTAGAGGGCACAATTTATGATTTTTAGACGGAGTTATAATAATATACAAACAAAAAGCTTTTAAATTCAGTGGGCTAAAtagaacaaggaaaaacagggagtTTCTCTATTCATGACTTGGTCATCTCTCTGCAAAAAACTTGGTCTTCTAACTatcataattaacaaaaaaGCCTAAAAACATCAAATTTTAGAACCTTCCCTTACTACTTGTTGGAGATCTCTTAAATTAGTTAAGAGTTGACTAAATAGGAAATTGGACAAAGAATTCGGACAGACAAAAAATTGGAAGATATGTAGCAGTTGGGACTTGGGAATGAGCCTTTCCTTGCATTGTATAACAGCTCATTTAACCagatcaaaaaataaagaaatcaaaacgaaaaaaatcaaaaacctcTTTCTGCAACAATAGAAATAGGGGTGAAGTCGAATCCGGTGTTTGCGCTCGTCGTCCGTCATCCGCCGTAGTGAGATAGATTGTGGACTATTGGGAGAGAAGACAGGGGTGAAGTCGAGTCCAGTGCTCCAGTGTTTGCGCTCGTTGTGAGGTGTTTCCGCTGGCCGTCGTTGTCGTGGATCGTAGACTCCGATGTTCCAGTCATCCGTTgttgggagagaagaagag is drawn from Macadamia integrifolia cultivar HAES 741 chromosome 7, SCU_Mint_v3, whole genome shotgun sequence and contains these coding sequences:
- the LOC122085226 gene encoding uncharacterized protein LOC122085226, producing the protein MVRKNDKFWEHVQQLGPSHFKCNYCELDYSGSVTRVKAHLACLTGHDVQICTKVLDHVQAEASTEMNLSASKKKRMNETLESGIGSTNSYGRSIHQTTMVKLAAKQDKKLLEKMIGEFFVKNNISFNVILTESFIQMMKGACAYGQGFVIPSYSTLRTRLIPEAKVEIMEYVSNIKSTWDGRGCIIISDSWTDLKKRSWVNVIAYSPDGAVFLKCIECGSNSITAGYLFREISNVIEMLGPQYVVQFVSDNGANYNCCGYMLIEKWSHMYRTNCAAHGINLFLKDIHKHVRWVREIINDGKYVVDYMHRHTPVIALMREFTNDKEIKQHCKTRFATNILMLQSLIVVENELRLLVASSEWRGFHCNRVEIALKTVRIIQSNIFWEGVKEIITFMDPLIRILRLVDSDGSTVCYLYKATVRAKEKLRKLKESDGVKYFTILDLFDIRVEKNIIHHVHVLAAALNHNNLFDGGLFIETSTIVQAQECIVTTMIPQEDRE